In Methanobrevibacter sp. V74, the sequence TTCAAAATAGATTATGTCATCACAGATTGTATTAACAAGATCCATATCATGACTTACAAGCAAAAATCCCATTTTTCTTTGGCGAACTATTTTCAACACAGCATCTAGAATTTGCACTTGTGTTATTGCATCAAGCATCGTTGTCATTTCATCTGCAATTAAGAACTTTGTTTTTGGATTGAGAGCTCTTAATACGGAAAATCTTTGAAGTTCTCCTCCTGAAAGTTCTTGAGGAAATCGGGTAAACCAAGATTTTTGAATTCCGAATTCGTCTAAAAGATTATCGTCAACATTCCAGGATTCTTCAAGGACATCTTTCATTTTCCATTTCGGATTCATTACCTTTTCTGGGTGCTGGTAAATTAATTGCACTGGGCAGAACTCTTTTTGAGGTAATTTTTCCCCATCAAGTTCCACATTTCCTTCAAAATTTGTTAGGTATCCAGATAGTATTTCGCATAGTGTTGATTTTCCAATACCACTATCTCCAACTAAACCTATGATTTTATTGTTGTCCAGATATATGTCAATATCCTTTAGTAAGAATTCTTTTGCTAGTGGATATTTAAATGAAATGTTTGTTCCTTTAAGTTCCATTTTATGCACCTTCTTGGTATTTAAAACATCTAACTTTTTTATTTCCAAGATCAATTAGTTGTGGGCATTCACTCTTACATTTTTCAAATCTCATTTCACATCTTTCATAGTAGGGGCAGCCTTTAGGGATTTCTCCGTGTAAAGGTTGGTGGCCATGTGTTAGATGGAATCCATTTG encodes:
- a CDS encoding ATP-binding cassette domain-containing protein, which gives rise to MELKGTNISFKYPLAKEFLLKDIDIYLDNNKIIGLVGDSGIGKSTLCEILSGYLTNFEGNVELDGEKLPQKEFCPVQLIYQHPEKVMNPKWKMKDVLEESWNVDDNLLDEFGIQKSWFTRFPQELSGGELQRFSVLRALNPKTKFLIADEMTTMLDAITQVQILDAVLKIVRQRKMGFLLVSHDMDLVNTICDDIIYFEDINGI